From the genome of Vanessa tameamea isolate UH-Manoa-2023 chromosome 16, ilVanTame1 primary haplotype, whole genome shotgun sequence, one region includes:
- the LOC113403275 gene encoding retinol dehydrogenase 12-like — protein MSLLITSAAITITIASAIYWYINRHKPIKHILSELRYTIDMQGAGAGGLIDDWVSVWMNKIELPDASNKIAVITGGARGIGTEVVRGLLKANMTVIMGVRNPNSVEKFIETMENGKRIRVYPLDLLSLESVKEFADSVLKEFPEIHLLVNNAGIMFGDYKLTKDGFETQLAVNHLSHFYLTHLLLPVLKRSGRMEEPSRVINVSSCAHFPGKIYFDDINMKGHYDTTAAYAQSKLAQLMTARHINKLLEDKDCPVKCYSVHPGIVDTDLFEKTNFSSLPWLRRMLFKTPEKGAVSILYACFNKDILAKGGLYISNCKEGFSNRFSKNEKNQEKLFQLSCDLVGIQEQNFGRN, from the exons ATGTCCCTCTTGATAACGTCAGCGGCCATAACAATAACAATTGCGTCAGCAATTTACTGGTACATCAACAGACATAAGCCGATCAAACACATATTGAGTGAATTGAGATACACGATTGACATGCAAGGAGCCGGCGCAGGAGGCTTGATAGACGACTGGGTGAGTGTATGGATGAATAAAATAGAGTTGCCCGACGCGTCAAACAAAATAGCTGTGATAACGGGCGGAGCTCGCGGAATAGGCACGGAAGTCGTACGTGGACTTCTGAAGGCAAACATGACCGTTATAATGGGTGTTCGAAATCCAAATTCTGTTGAAAAATTCATTGAAACAATGGAAAACGGAAAGAGAATTCGAGTATATCCATTGGATCTATTGTCTTTGGAATCGGTTAAGGAGTTTGCTGATAGTGTACTCAAGGAATTTCCAGAAATCCACCTATTAGTAAACAATGCTGGTATTATGTTTGGGGATTATAAACTAACCAAAGATGGTTTTGAAACGCAACTGGCTGTGAATCATTTGagtcatttttatttgacaCATTTATTGTTGCCAGTGCTTAAACGCAGTGGGAGAATGGAGGAGCCATCCAGAGTCATTAATGTATCATCCTGTGCTCATTTCCCagggaaaatatattttgatgatattaatATGAAGGGACATTATGACACAACGGCAGCCTATGCTCAATCAAAACTAGCACag ctAATGACGGCAAGGCATATTAACAAGCTTTTGGAAGATAAAGATTGTCCAGTGAAATGTTACTCTGTCCATCCCGGAATTGTTGATACGgacttatttgaaaaaactaATTTTTCTTCTTTACCTTGGCTCCGAAGAATGTTGTTTAAGACTCCAGAAAAAGGGGCCGTTTCGATTCTCTATGCATGTTTTAACAAAGACATTTTAGCCAAAGGTGGTTTATACATTAGCAATTGTAAAGAAGGTTTTAGTAACAGATTCTCTAAGAATGAAAAGAACCaagaaaaactatttcaattgaGTTGCGACTTAGTCGGAATTCAAGAACAGAATTTTGGTAGGAATTAG
- the LOC113395764 gene encoding uncharacterized protein LOC113395764: MPKIPYKAEKCQDDDEDYEIVSFEDFCDKSPGAKTDLLTLNDNINYRLYYESDKSSNFAEGGEPSTRNVGMHTETSLNGPKNASYKRKLSFAPFGRSDKTSRGHLFSSVIPKPRNDGDSSREHRYERFSPRRGWPGRAWEQLVTLFPIMVAAGLLCALCVAAWWAVGGALGGRWGDDHYRRLWERAHPEDLAKKPLSPVIEKVIPTENRYHDHNNLSTKNKINTTDMNRKKDYDKKSGYGERPVEVLREMCANVSDNMRFDCHPQENASEEECVQRGCCWRPGAAPGAPLCYYPAPYDTYRFVNSTENKHGLVLQLARRRDARYPRQFDAVRVDFVYVSDHVLQIKITDAENRRFEPPYPEIPIVSGPISKLKYRVEIDSSAVGFKVIRNDDNVTIVDTQNVGGLILSDKFLQISSVLPTDRVYGLGEKQAPFLNDLQWKTFTLFNQDMPPTENANLYGTHPFYLALEKDGKSHGMALINTNAMDIVLQPTPAITYRTLGGILNFFVLLGPSPQEVVAQYTSLVGQPFLPPYWSLGFHLCKYDYGSLNVTRDVMQRNRDAGIPLDVQWNDLDYMSNGNDFTYDKDKFAGLPEFVDQLHEQGMHYVILVDPGVSASEKLGEYPPFDRGLEMDIFIKNSTDQPFIGKVWNPVSTAWPDFTHPNSTAYWKEMFSDFHKIVKYDGAWIDMNEPSNFVSGPLHGSCAPERLPYRPAGAAREGLRRHTLCMDARHHAGAHFDLHSAHALTEAVATHAAMQEIRGRRPFVLSRGSSPGLGRVSGHWSGDVYSRWHDMRMSIPALLSFSLFGVPMMGTDICGFIEDTTPELCKRWMQLGAFYPFSRNHNTNDAKPQDPASLGGEVLSASVAALRLRYRLLPVYYSLFVRAHLRGDTVARPLFFEFPSDVNVPAIDEQFLIGSHVMITAVLHEGANSTKALFPGKDPWYSLRDGSFLAQDEFKEVTDADMVSVRGGAILPLQDPPSKGPVNTALTRSRPMQLLVAPDADGRAAGELYWDDGDSINTYEEKKYSHIEFSFQNNELNSTVQWWGYGVPSVNSISVLGQTKSIKSVTINNVQTEFTYDTKIHVLCHTCGSKDCNRHDPEISAEPWTNLQIHKQLDQAIEDFYNTILEQFVNSWYSKITLQPFFVDELRQQLRYASASLLRRALKINYARFICDRLVPCALRHYSVSSAGFKQPVHVAASNRSAELKYLRCLTETILPYILRNSECQNSVLRVLVREALAGWALLPLADVLADPHALNTLLLLAAARPPPARPPPSPDYEVEFLENFVRQSESVYCARGKLLRIDLELLLNDQDHFYALLHHLKTTTDIYLLQFYKDIKAFQTRMLTPELSAPQARALHAEARALFAAHAHVPRLALPPALLLELRQLLDAGPARVAGLQTSRALYQAARQSHAALEKIMLPKFLHSEEFYKLFIGPRLPTGYQKQMTKRPQDKMNMLKLGTKLKNAIKSQVPDGTVSDSTNSELDDGEGIDNVDILKYLDSLAAEDSLGRDLSTYKVVLTNVECRAAPPPRRGAVRVFAVAAQRVRGALAPALSVVERSEHDFHLLRGKLLEFHGDALLADLPLPSRRDNSPLETLRYKYEDFLQRLIQINLLQTSELLHLFLTVDGDFTTVVQASTLSAPGPDLGNIYQSVAHKLRKEKGQHLESFLRNFLISCDKERYQALKQGTTRDVEEAHEVNEEEMVQKVIKRQKNTRNIHTSIFLNNFDVEPVVIQTDMDYQTTVVGFSQCVMYLLIKIVRARSFVTGIIGNFIGMMRHTLDDIFNAALNRGLCNLLTEQRLAYLIRLGHDILFGKKTTARVDPLIQRELARQRLLQAIPVSATIAFGPGLPNSVLTAFEVIQCPQLNKQLFYNLLDLCVLELFPELRNTELNQTTS; this comes from the exons ATGCCAAAAATACCATATAAAGCTGAAAAATGCCAAGATGATGATGAGGACTATGAAATAGTTTCATTCGAGGACTTTTGTGACAAATCGCCAGGAGCTAAAACcgatttattgactttaaacGATAACATAAATTATCGACTTTACTATGAGAGCGACAAAAGCTCAAATTTTGCTGAAGGCGGTGAACCTTCCACTCGCAACGTGGGAATGCATACAGAGACCTCATTGAATGGTCCAAAAAATGCATCCTATAAAAGAAAGCTATCATTTGCCCCATTTGGAAGATCAGACAAGACCAGTCGTGGTCATCTCTTTAGCAGCGTCATACCAAAGCCTCGGAATGACGGAGACTCCTCAAGGGAACATAG ATACGAGAGATTTTCTCCTCGTCGTGGTTGGCCGGGTCGTGCTTGGGAGCAGCTGGTGACCTTGTTTCCGATCATGGTTGCTGCGGGGTTGCTGTGCGCTCTGTGCGTGGCGGCGTGGTGGGCGGTGGGCGGCGCTCTCGGCGGCCGCTGGGGCGATGACCATTATAG GAGGCTCTGGGAACGTGCGCATCCAGAAGATCTGGCGAAGAAACCCTTATCACCCGTCATCGAAAag GTAATACCGACAGAAAACCGCTACCACGATCACAACAATCTATCGACGAAGAATAAGATAAACACAACAGATATGAACAGGAAGAAGGACTACGACAAGAAGAGCGGTTACGGGGAACGGCCCGTCGAGGTTCTGAGGGAAATGTGCGCGAACGTGTCCGATAATATGCGCTTCGACTGCCACCCCCAGGAAAATGCCAGCGAGGAGGAATGTGTTCAGCGAG GGTGCTGCTGGCGGCCGGGGGCGGCGCCCGGGGCCCCGCTGTGCTACTACCCCGCGCCCTACGACACGTACCGCTTCGTGAACAGCACGGAGAACAAGCACGGGCTGGTGCTGCAGCTGGCGCGGCGCCGCGACGCGCGGTACCCGCGGCAGTTCGACGCCGTGCGCGTCGACTTCGTCTACGTCAGCGACCACGTGCTACAGATCAAG ATAACGGACGCAGAGAACAGACGCTTCGAACCCCCGTACCCCGAGATCCCGATCGTGTCGGGTCCGATATCGAAATTGAAATATCGCGTGGAGATCGACAGCTCGGCGGTCGGTTTCAAGGTCATTCGGAACGACGATAACGTCACGAT CGTGGACACCCAGAACGTGGGCGGGCTGATCCTGTCGGACAAGTTCCTGCAGATCTCGTCGGTGCTGCCCACGGACCGCGTGTACGGGCTGGGCGAGAAGCAGGCCCCCTTCCTCAACGACCTGCAGTGGAAGACCTTCACCCTGTTCAACCAGGACATGCCGCCCACCGAGAAC GCAAACCTGTACGGAACACATCCATTCTACTTAGCTTTGGAAAAGGACGGAAAGAGTCACGGAATGGCACTAATTAACACTAATGCTATGG ACATAGTATTGCAACCGACTCCGGCTATCACGTACCGCACATTAGGTGGTATCCTCAACTTCTTCGTACTCCTGGGACCATCGCCCCAGGAAGTGGTGGCTCAGTACACCAGCTTGGTGGGCCAACCGTTTCTACCACCTTATTGGTCGCTTGGATTCCATTTGTGCAA GTATGACTACGGCAGCTTGAACGTGACCAGGGATGTTATGCAGAGGAATAGAGATGCAGGGATTCCACTG GACGTCCAGTGGAATGACCTGGATTACATGAGCAATGGCAACGACTTCACGTACGACAAAGACAAGTTCGCAGGTCTGCCGGAGTTCGTGGATCAGCTGCACGAACAGGGCATGCACTACGTCATACTCGTTG ATCCTGGTGTCAGTGCGTCGGAAAAACTCGGCGAATATCCGCCGTTCGATCGCGGCTTGGAAATGGACATCTTTATCAAAAACTCGACCGACCAACCATTTATTGGCAAG GTGTGGAATCCGGTATCCACCGCTTGGCCGGACTTCACTCATCCCAATTCTACCGCCTACTGGAAGGAAATGTTTTCCGATTTCCATAAGATCGTGAAATACGACGGAGCGTGGATC GACATGAACGAGCCGTCCAACTTCGTGTCGGGCCCGCTGCACGGCTCGTGCGCGCCGGAGCGGCTGCCGTACCGGCCGGCCGGCGCGGCGCGCGAGGGCCTGCGCCGCCACACGCTGTGCATGGACGCGCGCCACCACGCGGGCGCGCACTTCGACCTGCACAGCGCGCACGCGCTCACCGAGGCCGTCGCCACGCACGC CGCGATGCAGGAGATCCGCGGCAGGCGCCCCTTCGTGCTCTCCCGCGGGTCGTCCCCCGGCCTGGGCCGGGTGTCGGGCCACTGGAGCGGGGACGTGTACAGTCGCTGGCACGACATGCGCATGTCCATACCGG CTCTCCTGAGCTTCAGTCTGTTCGGCGTGCCGATGATGGGGACGGACATCTGCGGGTTCATCGAAGACACGACGCCGGAACTCTGCAAGCGATGGATGCAGCTCGGAGCTTTCTACCCGTTCTCTAGAAACCATAACACCAATGATGCTAAG CCGCAAGACCCGGCGTCGCTGGGCGGCGAGGTGCTGTCGGCGAGCGTGGCGGCGCTGCGGCTGCGCTACCGCCTGCTGCCCGTGTACTACTCGCTGTTCGTGCGCGCGCACCTGCGCGGCGACACCGTGGCCAGGCCGCTGTTCTTCGA ATTTCCATCAGACGTGAACGTTCCCGCTATCGACGAGCAGTTCCTCATCGGCTCTCATGTGATGATAACCGCCGTCTTGCACGAAGGTGCCAACTCTACCAAGGCTCTATTCCCGGGCAAGGACCCCTGGTATAGTCTGCGAGACGGAAGTTTCTTGGCACAGGATGAGTTTAAAGAAGTTACCGATGCCGATATGGTGTCTGTCAGG GGCGGTGCCATCCTCCCCTTGCAGGATCCCCCCTCCAAGGGCCCAGTGAACACGGCTCTGACGCGCTCGCGTCCGATGCAGCTGCTGGTGGCGCCCGACGCGGACGGTCGCGCTGCCGGGGAGCTGTACTGGGACGACGGTGACAGTATCA ataCATACGAAGAGAAAAAATACAGCCACATTGAATTCTCTTTCCAAAATAACGAACTCAACAGCACAGTGCAATGGTGGGGCTACGGTGTGCCTTCAGTCAACTCCATATCAGTCCTCGGCCAAACAAAATCTATAAAATCGGTTACCATAAACAATGTACAGACTGAATTCACATACGATACAAAAATACATGTCTTG TGTCACACATGCGGTTCCAAAGACTGTAACAGGCATGACCCAGAAATATCAGCTGAACCATGGACTAATCTTCAGATACATAAACAATTGGACCAGGCTATAGAAGAT ttttataatacaattttagaaCAATTTGTAAACTCATGGTACAGTAAAATAACTCTACAGCCGTTTTTTGTGGATGAACTAAGACAGCAGCTTAGATATGCATCTGCCTCACTTCTGAGGCGAGCTTTGAAG ATAAATTATGCGAGATTTATATGCGATCGTTTAGTTCCATGTGCATTGAGACACTACTCGGTAAGCTCGGCAGGCTTCAAACAGCCGGTCCATGTAGCGGCTAGCAACCGTTCTGCCGAGCTCAAGTATCTCCGGTGCTTGACCGAGACTATATTGCCATACATATTGAGGAATTCAGAATGTCAGAATTC CGTGCTCCGCGTGCTGGTGCGCGAGGCGCTGGCGGGCTGGGCGCTGCTGCCGCTGGCCGACGTGCTGGCCGACCCGCACGCGCTCAACACGCTGCTGCTGCTGGCGGCcgcgcgcccgccgcccgcgcgcccGCCGCCCTCGCCCGACTACGAG GTAGAATTTTTAGAAAACTTTGTCCGGCAGTCGGAATCGGTTTACTGCGCACGAGGAAAGTTGCTGAGGATCGATCTGGAGCTGCTCCTCAACGATCAAGACCACTTCTACGCCCTTCTGCACCACCTGAAGACCACGACCGATATATATCTGCTGCAGTTCTACAAGGACATAA AGGCGTTCCAGACGCGCATGCTGACGCCCGAGCTGTCGGCGCCGCAGGCGCGCGCGCTGCACGCGGAGGCGCGCGCGCTGTTCGCCGCGCACGCGCACGTGCCGCGCCTCGCGCTGCCGCCCGCGCTGCTGCTGGAGCTGCGCCAGCTGCTGGACGCCGGGCCCGCGCGCGTCGCCGG GTTACAAACGAGCCGAGCGCTATACCAGGCGGCGAGACAGTCTCACGCCGCGttggaaaaaataatgttacccAAGTTCTTACACAGCGAGGAG ttttacaaactatttattGGGCCGAGATTACCCACCGGGTATCAAAAACAAATGACTAAACG aCCTCAAGACAAAATGAACATGTTAAAACTGGGCACGAAACTGAAGAACGCTATAAAGTCTCAAGTGCCGGACGGAACGGTTTCGGACTCGACGAACTCGGAACTGGACGACGGCGAGGGCATCGACAACGTGGACATCCTGAAGTACCTGGACTCGCTGGCCGCCGAGGACTCGCTGGGGCGGGACCTGAGCACGTACAAGGTGGTGCTGACGAACGTGGAGTGCCGCGCGGCGCCCCCCCCGCGGCGCGGCGCCGTGCGCGTGTTCGCGGTGGCGGCGCAGCGCGTGCGCGGCGCGCTGGCGCCCGCGCTCAGCGTCGTGGAGCGCAGCGAGCACGACTTCCACCTGCTGCGCGGCAAGCTGCTCGAGTTCCACGGGGACGCGCTGCTGGCCGACCTGCCGCTGCCCTCCAGGAG AGATAACAGTCCGCTTGAGACACTCCGATACAAGTATGAGGACTTTCTCCAGCGGCTCATCCAAATCAACCTCCTCCAGACGAGCGAACTTCTCCACTTGTTCCTCACAGTGGACGGAGACTTCACCACTGTGGTCCAGGCCTCGACTCTCAGCGCGCCTGGGCCGGATCTAGGAAATATTTATCAATCTGTAGCTCACAAACTGAGGAAGGAGAAAGGTCAACATTTAGAAAGTTTTCTAAGAAATTTCCTAATATCTTGTGATAAGGAACGTTATCAGGCATT gaAACAGGGAACTACTCGTGACGTAGAAGAAGCTCACGAAGTGAACGAAGAGGAAATGgtacaaaaagtaattaaacgTCAAAAAAATACAAGGAACATTCATACGTCAATATTCTTAAACAATTTCGATGTTGAACCGGTTGTGATCCAAACTGATATGGACTATCAGACCACGGTTGTGGGATTCTCGCAGtgtgttatgtatttat taataaaaatagtaaggGCAAGAAGTTTTGTGACTGGTATCATTGGTAACTTCATCGGTATGATGCGACACACTTTGGACGATATATTCAACGCGGCGCTCAACAGAGGCTTGTGCAACTTACTCACTGAACAGCGGTTGGCGTACTTGATACGTTTGGGTCACG ATATCCTCTTCGGCAAGAAGACCACAGCTCGAGTAGATCCTCTGATACAACGTGAGCTGGCAAGGCAACGGCTCCTGCAGGCGATACCTGTATCAGCAACTATCGCCTTTGGACCGGGTCTACCTAATTCGGTGTTGACAGCCTTTGAAGTTATACAGTGCCCACAGCTTAACAAacag TTGTTTTACAATCTGCTGGACCTTTGTGTGTTGGAGCTTTTTCCGGAGTTACGTAACACTGAATTAAATCAAACTACGAGTTAA
- the LOC113395768 gene encoding glycine cleavage system H protein, mitochondrial has translation MILQRYLHHITKQCLTRQCVIQSNYKQSYCELKHNYSTNIKERKFTDRHEWVVVENNIGTVGISSYAQESLGDVVFAQLPDPGTEIKEGDECGALESVKAASEIYSPVSGTVTEKNSDVEKKPGLINTSCYDKGWLFKLKLTKPDELKELMTEAQYEEFLKTDVEKDH, from the coding sequence ATGATTCTTCAGAGATACCTCCATCACATTACTAAACAGTGTCTTACAAGACAGTGTGTCATTCAGTCAAATTACAAGCAGTCatattgtgaattaaaacataattacagCACCAATATCAAAGAAAGGAAGTTTACAGATCGCCATGAATGGGTAgtagttgaaaataatattggaaCTGTTGGGATAAGTAGTTACGCACAAGAGTCTTTGGGGGATGTAGTGTTTGCACAGCTCCCAGATCCTGGGACAGAGATAAAAGAAGGAGATGAATGTGGAGCATTGGAGAGTGTAAAAGCAGCTAGTGAAATTTATTCACCAGTAAGTGGTACAGTTACAGAGAAAAATAGTGATGTAGAAAAGAAACCAGGCTTAATAAACACATCTTGTTATGACAAAGGATGGCTGTTTAAATTGAAGCTCACTAAGCCTGATGAACTTAAAGAACTCATGACTGAGGCCCAATATGAAGAATTCTTAAAGACAGATGTAGAAAAAGatcactaa
- the LOC113395767 gene encoding mitochondrial cardiolipin hydrolase-like → MDWKSARFLLASTATVVVASQVAKKLCKYFFNFNKISHPEVVSDDACSEVFNIKNREINDVILFSDDVVRHTIKVPPNKDVTICESRELNCFKLIKYIKSARETLDVCMYLITSSEIAEQIIRLGQRHVLVRIVADSDMADTPPSQIKKLKEYSFIQVQTNNKSILMHHKFCIIDGPKAVKRKNILKAYAEKLNIHAQFMKHNVKQIKTKQNKGFVMSGSLNWSTQAMVSNHESVIVTSHPNIVNKFEKEFESLWVEDESAILSSL, encoded by the exons ATGGACTGGAAAAGTGCAAGGTTTCTTTTAGCGTCTACGGCTACTGTCGTTGTTGCTTCCCAAGTGGCAAAAAAGTTGTGcaagtacttttttaatttcaataaaatatctcaTCCCGAGGTTGTAAGCGACGACGCGTGTAgtgaagtatttaatataaaaaatcgtgaAATAAacgatgtaatattattttcggaTGATGTTGTTCGCCATACAATTAAAGTTCCACCAAACAAAGATGTCACAATATGTGAAAGTCGGGAACTAAATTGTttcaaacttataaaatatattaaatcagcTCGTGAAACTTTagacgtatgtatgtatctaataACAAGCAGTGAAATAGCTGAACAAATAATTCGATTGGGACAAAGGCATGTTCTAGTAAGAATAGTTGCTGACAGTGATATGGCTGACACTCCTCCGTCACAAATAAAGAAGTTAAAGGAATACA GTTTTATACAGGTGCAAACCAACAACAAGTCAATACTAATGCATCATAAGTTCTGCATCATAGATGGTCCAAAAGCTGTTAAGcgaaagaatatattaaaagcttATGCAGAAAAATTGAATATCCACGCACAGTTTATGAAACATAATGTTAAACAGATAAAAACTAAGCAAAATAAAGGTTTTGTTATGTCAGGATCATTAAATTGGTCGACCCAAGCCATGGTTTCAAACCACGAAAGCGTTATTGTTACTTCACATCCTAACATCGTCAACAAATTCGAAAAAGAATTTGAAAGTTTATGGGTAGAAGATGAATcg GCTATACTTTCATCACTTTGA